The following coding sequences lie in one Manis javanica isolate MJ-LG chromosome X, MJ_LKY, whole genome shotgun sequence genomic window:
- the LOC140847496 gene encoding melanoma-associated antigen B16-like, whose amino-acid sequence MSEALVNTRVSSPPLMPGSSKGTPAAGVPSTCEGAQGFLSSPVAITATSSSRWSVRSSGHREVESTAQAAPQPAELPLDAIDMLVSLLVRYMLHKYRIKETVTMEDIFKVVSPVCNEHFPVIFANACQRLQVVFGLDLKVVDPPNYRFELVISMGLTYDGMLPGKEHVPKTGVLIVVLGVIFMKGNRATEREVWRILNAMGMHAGRVNPFFGEPRKLITNDLVKEKYLEYRQVANSDPAQFEFLWGPRAYAETTKMKVLQSLARVNGVEPSAFPSQYEDALQDEEMRARATMSASSASLLGPLLVLVASLGTPIVPSDT is encoded by the coding sequence ATGTCCGAGGCACTGGTGAACACCCGTGTGTCTTCGCCTCCTCTAATGCCTGGCAGTTCGAAGGGGACTCCTGCTGCTGGTGTTCCTAGCACTTGTGAGGGTGCTCAGGGTTTCCTGTCATCTCCTGTTGCCATCACGGCCACCTCATCAAGCAGATGGAGTGTGCGCTCCAGTGGCCACAGGGAGGTGGAGAGCACTGCCCAGGCTGCCCCACAGCCCGCAGAATTGCCCTTAGATGCTATAGATATGTTAGTATCTCTTTTGGTGCGTTACATGCTGCACAAGTATCGCATCAAGGAGACTGTAACAATGGAAGATATTTTCAAGGTTGTCTCTCCAGTATGCAATGAACACTTCCCTGTGATCTTCGCCAATGCCTGCCAGCGCCTGCAGGTGGTCTTTGGCCTGGATCTGAAGGTAGTGGATCCCCCCAACTACCGCTTTGAGCTCGTCATCAGCATGGGCCTCACATATGATGGGATGCTGCCTGGCAAAGAGCACGTGCCCAAGACCGGCGTCTTGATCGTCGTCCTGGGTGTGATCTTTATGAAGGGCAATCGTGCTACCGAAAGGGAAGTCTGGCGAATTCTGAATGCGATGGGCATGCATGCCGGGAGAGTGAACCCCTTTTTCGGGGAGCCGCGGAAGCTCATCACCAACGATCTCGTGAAGGAAAAATACCTGGAGTACCGGCAGGTGGCCAACAGTGATCCTGCCCAATTTGAGTTCCTGTGGGGCCCGAGAGCCTATGCTGAAACCACCAAGATGAAAGTCCTGCAGTCCCTGGCCAGGGTTAATGGGGTTGAGCCGAGTGCTTTCCCATCTCAGTATGAGGATGCTCTgcaagatgaggaaatgagggcCAGAGCCACCATGTCAGCCTCGTCTGCCTCCCTTCTGGGGCCCCTGCTGGTTCTAGTGGCAAGTCTAGGCACGCCTATTGTCCCTAGTGACACCTGA